Below is a window of Mycolicibacterium rhodesiae NBB3 DNA.
GGAACCCGACTTCGAGGGCCCGCGTCGCCGTGCCAGGAGGGAGCGCGAGGAACGGCGCGCCGCCCAGGCCCGCGCGACCGCCATCGAGGAGGCCCGCCGAGAGGCCAAGCGGCGTGTCACCGGCACAGTCAGCACGAAAAAGCTTGGGCGCGGCACGGTTCGGGGCCTCAAGGTGCTCATGTACTCGGCGCTGATCAGCGTGATCGTCGTCGGACTCGGTCTGCTGTTGTACTTCACGCCGATCATGTCCGCACGCAACATCGTCGTCGTCGGGTTGGGCGCCGTGAGCAAGGACGAGGTGATCAATGCGGCGGCCGTCGCCCCGGGGACGCCGCTGCTGCAGGTCAACACGGACACGGTCGCCGAGCGCGTGGCCGCGATCCGGCGCGTCGCCAGCGTGCGCGTCCAGCGCGAGTATCCGTCCACCTTGCGGATCACCGTCGTCGAGCGGGTGCCGGTGGTGGTCAAGGACTATCCCGACGGACCACATCTGTTCGATCGCGACGGCGTGGATTTCGCGATCGGCGTTCCGCCGCAGGGCGTGCCGTACCTCGACACCAAGAATCCAGGCCCCGACGACCCGCCGACCAAGGCGGCGTTGGAGGTGATGACCTCACTGCGGCCCGAGGTCGCCACCCAGGTCGCCCGCGTCGATGCGCCGTCGGTGGCCGGTATCACGCTGCAGCTCACCGATGGACGCCAGGTGATCTGGGGGACGACCGACCGCACGGAGGAGAAGGCGCTCACGCTCGGCGCACTGCTCACCCAGCCCGGCAAGATTTACGACGTCTCCAGTCCGGACCTGCCGACCGTCAAATAGATCTGCAAGAAATCTTTGTGTGCGTTTCGGCGCGCCTGCGCGGTTCGCCCGTGCACGCGCCCTACCGTTCTGGTTGCGCGGAACAACTTGACATAACTATAACCCTCTGGTTGAGGTTTAGGGTTTGCCAACACGATCCGCGTGTCGACTGCCAACCTGGGAGGAAAGGGCGAACCGATGACCCCCCCGCATAACTACCTCGCCGTGATCAAGGTCGTCGGCATCGGCGGCGGCGGCGTCAACGCCGTCAACCGGATGATCGAGCAGGGCCTCAAGGGCGTGGAGTTCATCGCCATCAACACCGACGCGCAAGCGCTGTTGATGAGCGATGCCGACGTCAAGCTCGACGTCGGCCGCGACTCTACCCGCGGACTCGGCGCCGGCGCCGATCCCGAGGTCGGTCGAAAGGCCGCCGAGGACGCCAAGGACGACATCGAGGAGCTGCTGCGCGGCGCCGACATGGTGTTCGTCACCGCGGGCGAGGGCGGTGGCACCGGCACCGGTGGTGCGCCCGTCGTCGCGACGATCGCGCGCAAGCTCGGTGCGCTGACCGTCGGCGTGGTGACGCGACCGTTCTCCTTCGAGGGCAAGCGCCGCAGCAACCAGGCCGAGACCGGCATCACTGCGCTGCGCGAGAGCTGCGACACGCTCATCGTGATCCCCAACGACCGGCTGCTCCAGATGGGCGACGCCGCAGTGTCGTTGATGGACGCGTTCCGCAGCGCCGACGAGGTACTCCTCAACGGGGTGCAGGGCATCACCGATCTGATCACCACCCCCGGGCTGATCAACGTCGACTTTGCGGACGTCAAAGGCGTGATGAGCGGCGCGGGCACCGCGTTGATGGGCATCGGCTCGGCCCGCGGCGACGGCCGCGCGCTGAAGGCCGCCGAGATCGCCATCAATTCGCCGCTTCTCGAGGCGTCCATGGAGGGCGCCCAGGGTGTGCTGCTGTCCGTCGCGGGCGGCAGTGATCTCGGGCTGTTCGAGATCAACGAGGCGGCCTCGCTGGTGCAGGAGGCGGCACACGCCGACGCCAACATCATCTTCGGCACCGTCATCGACGACTCGCTCGGTGACGAGGTACGCGTCACCGTGATCGCCGCGGGCTTCGATTCCGCGGGGCCGGGACGCAAGCCGGTGGTCGGTGCGGGGCAGGCGATCGCGGCAGGGACGGCGGGCAAGGTGACCTCGCAGTTGTTCGAACCCGCCGACGCGGCGAGTGTCCCGGTGCACACCAACGGCGCGACGGTCAGCATCGGCGGCGGCGACGATGACGACGACGTCGATGTGCCGCCCTTCATGCGCCACTGACACCGCCGCGATACTGGGAAACGTGACGGTTCGTATACGGCGCGTGACCACAACCCGTGCCGGCGGCGTCTCGGCGCCGCCGTTCGACACCTTCAATCTCGGCGATCACGTCGGCGATGATCCCGCCGCCGTGGCAGCCAACCGCAAAAGGCTCGCCGCCGCAGTGGGATTGGGCAACGACAACGTCGTGTGGATGAACCAGGTGCACGGCGACCGGGTCGTCATGGTCGACGGCCCGTCGGCGGAGACGATCGATGACACCGACGCACTGGTGACGACCACACCGCGGTTGGCGCTCGCCGTGGTGACCGCCGATTGCGTGCCCGTCCTGTTGGGTGACGCGCGCGCGGGCGTGGTCGCGGCCGTTCACGCGGGGCGGGTCGGAGCTCAGAACGGTGTCGTGGTGCGCGCGGTAGAGACGATGCTCGCCGCCGGTGCGCACGCCGAGGACATCTCGGTGCTGCTCGGTCCCTCGGTGAGCGGTCGGAACTACGAGGTCCCCGCGGCGATGGCGGCCGAAGTGGAGGCCACCTTGCCCGGTAGTCGCACCACCACCGCCGCGAACACGCCAGGTCTCGATCTGCGCGCCGGAATCGCCAGGCAGTTAACGGATCTGGGGATCACGTCCATCGCCATCGACCCGCGCTGCACGGTCGCCGACCGCAATCTGTACAGCCATCGTCGCGATGCGCCGACGGGACGCCTGGCGTCCCTGGTATGGATGGAATGACTGCGATCGTGACGACTCGCGAAACCGAACTCGCCGAGGCACTTGCTGCCGTCCGGGCCAGGCTGACCGCGGCGGCGGAGGCGGCCGGACGCAATTCCGACGAAATTGAATTGCTCCCTATTACCAAATTCTTCCCGGCGAGCGACGTAACGATTCTGCACCATTTAGGGTGCGAGGCTTTTGGCGAATCACGCGAGCAGGAAGCGGCGAATAAGGCTGCCGAAGTCGCCAATATGGTCGGTGGTGCACCCATTCGCTGGCACATGGTGGGGCGGATCCAGCGCAACAAAGCACGGTCGATCGCGGCGTGGGCGTACGCCGCGCACTCGGTCGACAGCGTGCGCCTCGTCAATGCTCTGGACCGTGCGGCGGCGGGTGCGCTGGCCGACGGTGACCGGACCGCGCCGCTTCGCATCTATATACAGGTGAGTCTCGACGGGGATACGCAGCGCGGAGGAGTGGACATCGCGGACCCCGCGTTGGTCGACCAGGTCTGCGCCGCAGTGCAGGCAGGCGACGGTCTCGAATTCGTCGGGCTGATGGCGGTTCCGCCGTTGGGGGCGGATCCGCGAGAAGCCTTCGGACGTTTGCAGTCCGAGCTCGAGCGGGTACAACGCGACTATCCGCAACGACTCGAACTGTCTGCAGGGATGTCCGGCGACCTCGAGGCGGCAGTGGAATATGGCTCGACGTGTGTGCGTGTCGGTACCGCGCTATTGGGCCAACGTCCTCTAACGTCACCAGGAGTAGTCACTCCAGTCACATCTTCATCACAGACACCAGAGTCGAAGGTCATCAGAAGGGTCGAGCGATGAGCACACTCCATAAAGTCAAGGCCTACTTCGGCATGGCGCCGATGGATGACTATGACGACGAGTACTACGAGGACGACGAACGCGCCGCCTCACGCGGATACTCGCGTCGCTCGCGGGAGGACCGCTTCGAAGAGGACGAGGGTTACGGACGTCGAGGCGGCTACGACGACTACGACGACGCACCTGCCGGGTACCGCGGCGGGTTCCGCGACGAGGACCGCTTCGAGCCCCGCGTGCGGGGCCCGCGTGACTTCGAGCGTGCATCGTCGCGGCTCGGGCCGCTGCGCGGTGCCACCAGGGGAGCGCTCGCGATGGATCCGCGCCGGATGGCCGAACTGTTCGAGGCGGGTAGCCCCCTGTCGAAGATCACCACGCTGCGACCGAAGGATTACGGCGAAGCCCGCACCATCGGCGAGCGGTTCCGTGACGGCACCCCGGTGATCATGGATCTGGTGACGATGGACAACGCCGATGCCAAGCGGCTGGTCGACTTCGCGGCCGGGTTGGCGTTCGCGTTGCGCGGCTCATTCGACAAGGTGGCCACCAAGGTCTTCCTCCTTTCGCCCGCAGACGTCGACGTCACGGCCGAGGAGCGACGCCGCATCGCCGAAGCCGGTTTCTACTCGTATCAATAGGCCTCAGCGGTAAGGGTTATCGCGACTCGCGCTGCCCGCGAATCTGCCAGGTAGGCTGGCGGCGTCGCGCCAGCGCTCGGAGACATTTCGGAACTGGCGGGTTCGTGCCTGTATCGAATGTCACATGCGTAGTGAGGTCGGCTTAGTTGGCGCTCTTCTTCGACATCCTGGGTTTCGCCCTGTTCGTCTTCTGGCTGCTGCTGATCGCCCGGATCGTGGTCGAGTTCATTCGCTCGTTCTCCCGTGACTGGCAGCCCAAGGGCGCCACGGTGGTGATCCTCGAGTTGATCATGACGGTCACCGACCCCCCGGTGAAGCTGCTGCGCCGACTGATTCCCCAGCTCACTATCGGTGCCGTGCGGTTCGACCTGTCCATCATGGTGTTGCTGCTCGCGGCATTCATCGGGATGCAGCTGGCATTCGGCGCCGCGGTTTGACGTCCCCCCACGCGGGGAGTTTTCGATGACGACGAGCGACGCTGCTGAGGGTTTGCCGAGGTCGAATTTCGACGATTGAATGGTCTCTGCGCGGGCGGGGAACATTGAAATTCGTTCTTAATTATTGGGCTCTCCCGCAACCGCCGGGTCTGGTGTGACAGGATGGACGCCAGTTACGTTCAGTGCCTGATACGACGCTTTACACTTTGAGATCGGTTTACGGTCCAGACTCCAAGGGGGCAGACAATGCCGCTCACACCAGCCGACGTCCACAACGTGGCGTTCAGCAAGCCACCCATCGGCAAGCGCGGCTACAACGAGGACGAGGTCGACGCCTTTCTCGACCTGGTCGAGAACGAGCTGACCCGCCTCATCGAGGAGAACGCCGATCTCCGTCAGCGCGTAGCCGAGCTGGACCAGGAGCTTGGGGGCGATGGCGGTGGCAGCGGTGCGCAGTCGACGCAGGCGATCCCGCAGTACGAGGCCCCGGCTCCGACCCCGCCGCCCGCACCCGAGCCGGCGCAGCAGCCGCAGTACGAGGCGGCCCCGACCTCAGCGAACACCGAGGAACAGGCGATCAAGGCCGCTCGCGTGCTGGCCCTGGCCCAGGACACCGCCGACCGCCTGACCGGCACAGCCAAGGCCGAGTCCGACAAGATGCTGGCCGACGCCCGCGCACAGGCCGACGCGCTGGTCAGCGAGGCGCGACAGACTGCCGAGACCACGGTCACCGAGGCGCGTCAGCGTGCCGACGCGATGCTCGCCGACGCGCAGACCCGGTCCGAGACCCAGCTGCGCCAGGCCCAGGAGAAGGCCGACGCCCTGCAGGCCGACGCCGAACGTAAGCACTCCGAGATCATGGGCACCATCAACCAACAGCGCACCGTGCTGGAAGGCCGCCTCGAACAGCTGCGCACGTTCGAGCGGGAGTACCGGACCCGGCTCAAGACCTACCTGGAATCGCAGCTCGAGGAACTCGGCCAGCGGGGCTCCGCAGCGCCGGTGGATTCCAGCGCGAACAACGACGCCGGCGGTTTCAACCAGTTCAACCGCGGTAACAACTGACCCTGGCTGATCAATGTTGATCGTTGCTCTTGTACTCGCGGTGATCGGCCTTGCCGCGTTGGTGACCGCAGTCGTCACCAGCAACGAGTTGATCGCGTGGGTGTGCATCGTGGCCAGCGTGATCGGCGTGGTGCTGCTGATCGTGGATGCGGTGCGGGATCGTTCCCGCGGTGACGCGGATGATGCCGAAGGCGAACCGGTCTCGGAATTCGACGAGGACTATCCCGAGGACGCCGCGCCCGAGGCGGAGCCCGAATACGAGGCGGAGACGACGGTCGTCGAACAGGCCGATGACGTCGCCGGCGACGAGCGCAACCGCTAAACCGTTGGCGCAGTAATAGATTCGCGGCTCAGCGGCGGTACTGAATTCGCGGCTCAGCCGCGGTACTGAATTCGCGGCTCAGCCGCGGGCGAGCAATTCGCGTACTTCGTCGTCGCTGACCTGGTGGAAGTCCTCGAAGACCTGACCGACGGCCTCGAATCCGGGTGGCATGGTCGCGCACACCACATCGTCGGCCTCGGTCGCCAGCTCCCGGCACGCCGATGCGGGTCCGACCGGTACTGCGACGACCACCTGTGCCGGTCCCTGCGCTTTCACCGCACGCACCGCCGCGAGCATGCTGGCACCGGTGGCGATGCCGTCGTCGACCAGGATCACCGTCTTGCCGGTGACGTCGATCGGCGGCCGGTCGCCGCGGTAGGCCTGTTCGCGCCGGTGTAGTTCGTCGGTTTCGCGCTCGATCGCGCTCTGCAGCTGGTCGTCGCTGATGCCGAGGCTGCGCACCAGGTTGTCGTTGATCACCACGCCGCCGCCCGAGGCCAGTGCGCCCATTGCGAGCTCCTGCCACTGCGGGACGCCGAGCTTGCGCACCAGGAAAACGTCGAGCGGTGCGCGTAGGGCGTGGGCGACCTGCCAGGCGACCGGGACACCACCGCGGGCCAAGCCCAACACCAGCAGGTTGGGCTTGTCTGCGTAGGACGTCATCTGCTGCGCCAGGACGTCGCCGGCCTCGCGGCGGTCCCGGAACACGCGAGCCGCTTCTCGGCGGCTCAACCCGCGCAATCCGCTCATCACTGATCTCCGAATTCCAGCCTACGACCGTGGATACCCAACCTGGAGGCAATCCGTCATCGTCGCGGCTGCGAATATCACTTCATGGGCATCGAGATCGAAACTGTTGTCGACCATCCGCTGACCGAGGTTTTCGATTGGCACTCTCGACGCGGCGCGATGCGTCGTCTGGTGCCGCCCTGGCAGCCGATGAAGGTCGTCGCCGAGGCCGATTCGCTGGCCGACGGCTGCGCCGTGCTGGCGTTGCCGGGCGGATTGCGCTGGGTCGCGCAGCACGACCCCACCGAATACGACCCGCCGCATCGATTCGTCGACGTGCTCTCGTCGCGGGGCCCGCGTTCGTGGCCCCCGCGGCTGGTCGGGCACTGGACGCATACACACGAATTCGGTGAAGCGCCGTCGGGTACGCGGGTGTATGACCGCATCGACGCCCCGGTGCCCGCCGCGGCGCTGCGCCCGATGTTCGCCTACCGGCATCGACAGCTCGCCGACGATCTCGCGGCCCATCGCGATGCACGTGAGGCGGGTCTGACACCGCTCACCGTGGCGATCACCGGAGCGACCGGCCTGGTCGGCACCGCCTTGTCGGCGTTCCTGACCACCGGGGGGCATCGCGTGATCCGGCTGGTCCGGCATGCGGCGCAGTCCCAGGATGAGCGGCAATGGGATCCGGACCGTCCAGCGGCGCATCTGCTGTCGGGTGTCGATGCGGTGGTGCACCTCGCCGGGGCGTCGATCGCGGGGCGTTTCACGGCTGGTCACAAGGAGGCCGTCCGCGACAGTCGCATCGGGCCCACCCGTCGACTGGCAGAGTTGGCCGCTGCCAGTGCTTTTCAGGGACCGTTCATCAGCGCCTCGGCGATCGGGATCTATGGCTACGACCGCGGAGACGACCTGCTGAGTGAGGAGAGCGTGCGCGGCGACGGATTCCTCGCCGACGTCTGTGCGGACTGGGAAGCCGCCACCGCGCCCGCCGCCGCGGCGGGTCTTCGGGTCGTCAACGTGCGCACCGGGATCGTGCAATCCGCGGGGGGCGGCACGTTGCGATTGTTGCGGCCGCTGTTCGCGGCCGGGCTCGGCGGCCGCGTCGGCAGTGGGCGGCAGTGGTTGTCGTGGATCGCACTGGACGACCTGCTCGACGTCTACTACCGCGCGCTCTACGACGCCCGGCTGTCCGGACCGGTCAATGCCGTCGCGCCAACGCCGGTGCGTAACGCCGACTACACCAAGGCGCTCGCGTCAGTGCTGCGCCGTCCCGCGCTGCTGCCCGTGCCCTCGCTGGGACCGCGGCTGCTGCTGGGAGAGCAGGGATCACGGGAGCTCGCCG
It encodes the following:
- a CDS encoding cell division protein FtsQ/DivIB; protein product: MSQPTEPTDEGESDEAPAQTEQSEPVTAADAEPDFEGPRRRARREREERRAAQARATAIEEARREAKRRVTGTVSTKKLGRGTVRGLKVLMYSALISVIVVGLGLLLYFTPIMSARNIVVVGLGAVSKDEVINAAAVAPGTPLLQVNTDTVAERVAAIRRVASVRVQREYPSTLRITVVERVPVVVKDYPDGPHLFDRDGVDFAIGVPPQGVPYLDTKNPGPDDPPTKAALEVMTSLRPEVATQVARVDAPSVAGITLQLTDGRQVIWGTTDRTEEKALTLGALLTQPGKIYDVSSPDLPTVK
- the ftsZ gene encoding cell division protein FtsZ, translating into MTPPHNYLAVIKVVGIGGGGVNAVNRMIEQGLKGVEFIAINTDAQALLMSDADVKLDVGRDSTRGLGAGADPEVGRKAAEDAKDDIEELLRGADMVFVTAGEGGGTGTGGAPVVATIARKLGALTVGVVTRPFSFEGKRRSNQAETGITALRESCDTLIVIPNDRLLQMGDAAVSLMDAFRSADEVLLNGVQGITDLITTPGLINVDFADVKGVMSGAGTALMGIGSARGDGRALKAAEIAINSPLLEASMEGAQGVLLSVAGGSDLGLFEINEAASLVQEAAHADANIIFGTVIDDSLGDEVRVTVIAAGFDSAGPGRKPVVGAGQAIAAGTAGKVTSQLFEPADAASVPVHTNGATVSIGGGDDDDDVDVPPFMRH
- the pgeF gene encoding peptidoglycan editing factor PgeF, producing MTVRIRRVTTTRAGGVSAPPFDTFNLGDHVGDDPAAVAANRKRLAAAVGLGNDNVVWMNQVHGDRVVMVDGPSAETIDDTDALVTTTPRLALAVVTADCVPVLLGDARAGVVAAVHAGRVGAQNGVVVRAVETMLAAGAHAEDISVLLGPSVSGRNYEVPAAMAAEVEATLPGSRTTTAANTPGLDLRAGIARQLTDLGITSIAIDPRCTVADRNLYSHRRDAPTGRLASLVWME
- a CDS encoding YggS family pyridoxal phosphate-dependent enzyme, with protein sequence MTAIVTTRETELAEALAAVRARLTAAAEAAGRNSDEIELLPITKFFPASDVTILHHLGCEAFGESREQEAANKAAEVANMVGGAPIRWHMVGRIQRNKARSIAAWAYAAHSVDSVRLVNALDRAAAGALADGDRTAPLRIYIQVSLDGDTQRGGVDIADPALVDQVCAAVQAGDGLEFVGLMAVPPLGADPREAFGRLQSELERVQRDYPQRLELSAGMSGDLEAAVEYGSTCVRVGTALLGQRPLTSPGVVTPVTSSSQTPESKVIRRVER
- a CDS encoding cell division protein SepF, which produces MSTLHKVKAYFGMAPMDDYDDEYYEDDERAASRGYSRRSREDRFEEDEGYGRRGGYDDYDDAPAGYRGGFRDEDRFEPRVRGPRDFERASSRLGPLRGATRGALAMDPRRMAELFEAGSPLSKITTLRPKDYGEARTIGERFRDGTPVIMDLVTMDNADAKRLVDFAAGLAFALRGSFDKVATKVFLLSPADVDVTAEERRRIAEAGFYSYQ
- a CDS encoding YggT family protein — its product is MALFFDILGFALFVFWLLLIARIVVEFIRSFSRDWQPKGATVVILELIMTVTDPPVKLLRRLIPQLTIGAVRFDLSIMVLLLAAFIGMQLAFGAAV
- the wag31 gene encoding DivIVA-like cell division protein Wag31; translated protein: MPLTPADVHNVAFSKPPIGKRGYNEDEVDAFLDLVENELTRLIEENADLRQRVAELDQELGGDGGGSGAQSTQAIPQYEAPAPTPPPAPEPAQQPQYEAAPTSANTEEQAIKAARVLALAQDTADRLTGTAKAESDKMLADARAQADALVSEARQTAETTVTEARQRADAMLADAQTRSETQLRQAQEKADALQADAERKHSEIMGTINQQRTVLEGRLEQLRTFEREYRTRLKTYLESQLEELGQRGSAAPVDSSANNDAGGFNQFNRGNN
- a CDS encoding phosphoribosyltransferase, which translates into the protein MSGLRGLSRREAARVFRDRREAGDVLAQQMTSYADKPNLLVLGLARGGVPVAWQVAHALRAPLDVFLVRKLGVPQWQELAMGALASGGGVVINDNLVRSLGISDDQLQSAIERETDELHRREQAYRGDRPPIDVTGKTVILVDDGIATGASMLAAVRAVKAQGPAQVVVAVPVGPASACRELATEADDVVCATMPPGFEAVGQVFEDFHQVSDDEVRELLARG
- a CDS encoding TIGR01777 family oxidoreductase, which produces MGIEIETVVDHPLTEVFDWHSRRGAMRRLVPPWQPMKVVAEADSLADGCAVLALPGGLRWVAQHDPTEYDPPHRFVDVLSSRGPRSWPPRLVGHWTHTHEFGEAPSGTRVYDRIDAPVPAAALRPMFAYRHRQLADDLAAHRDAREAGLTPLTVAITGATGLVGTALSAFLTTGGHRVIRLVRHAAQSQDERQWDPDRPAAHLLSGVDAVVHLAGASIAGRFTAGHKEAVRDSRIGPTRRLAELAAASAFQGPFISASAIGIYGYDRGDDLLSEESVRGDGFLADVCADWEAATAPAAAAGLRVVNVRTGIVQSAGGGTLRLLRPLFAAGLGGRVGSGRQWLSWIALDDLLDVYYRALYDARLSGPVNAVAPTPVRNADYTKALASVLRRPALLPVPSLGPRLLLGEQGSRELAEADQRVAATKLESLGHRFRHPGIDGALAHELGHG